From Klebsiella electrica, the proteins below share one genomic window:
- a CDS encoding amino acid ABC transporter permease yields the protein MTSFIHWLPMLMQGALTTAALCLTAMVAGFLVGIGVWRMSTSPLPIYRMTAHGWVSLFRGTPVLAQLLLCFYLPSQLGIDIPGFAAATLALTLNTAAYQSQILKSGFASITPGQLEAAAICGLSPRQTLWRIQVPQVVRTTLPSLISELIDVIKASAVVSVIALTDLMRVGQQLASSTYQPLQVYLAVALVYLLLTSLLALLGRQAERHWQREQR from the coding sequence ATGACGAGCTTTATCCACTGGCTTCCGATGCTGATGCAGGGAGCACTCACCACCGCAGCGCTCTGCCTGACAGCGATGGTCGCCGGCTTTCTGGTGGGTATTGGCGTATGGCGGATGTCGACCAGTCCGTTACCGATTTACCGCATGACGGCCCATGGATGGGTCAGTCTGTTTCGCGGGACCCCGGTTCTGGCTCAACTGCTGCTCTGCTTTTATTTACCGTCACAATTGGGGATCGACATTCCCGGCTTTGCCGCCGCCACGCTGGCATTAACGCTGAACACGGCGGCCTATCAATCGCAAATTCTGAAAAGTGGTTTCGCCAGCATCACCCCAGGTCAACTGGAAGCCGCCGCGATTTGCGGGCTGAGCCCACGGCAGACTTTATGGCGCATCCAGGTACCGCAGGTTGTCCGTACTACGCTGCCGTCACTGATTTCCGAGCTGATTGATGTGATCAAAGCCTCTGCGGTGGTGTCGGTCATCGCGCTGACGGATCTGATGCGCGTGGGCCAGCAACTGGCGTCATCTACGTACCAGCCGCTGCAGGTCTATCTGGCCGTGGCTCTGGTCTATCTACTGCTGACCAGCCTGCTGGCGCTGTTGGGCCGTCAGGCAGAACGCCACTGGCAGAGGGAACAACGATGA
- a CDS encoding amino acid ABC transporter ATP-binding protein, with protein MRHVGKSFANHVVLNDINLRVDHGEIVTLIGPSGSGKTTALRCMNFLEAYDKGDVLIKGQLLGYSGTQRGLAHADSASLIADVRKPLSMVFQQFNLWPHMTVQENVAAPLVLGKKMSRQAAKTAAMAALSRVGMAQKANDWPVRLSGGQQQRVGIARALALNPELLLLDEPTSALDPERVEEVLDVIRDLAGQGMTMVMVTHEMAFAAHISSRLVFMADGNIIESGTPRQIFTQPKSERLRSFLAPLFRRPLQPEELEKLP; from the coding sequence ATGCGCCATGTAGGCAAGTCATTCGCAAACCATGTGGTACTGAATGACATCAATTTACGCGTCGATCACGGTGAGATAGTCACGCTGATTGGCCCGTCGGGCTCCGGGAAAACCACCGCGCTACGCTGCATGAATTTTCTGGAAGCCTACGACAAAGGGGACGTGCTGATTAAAGGACAACTGCTCGGCTATTCCGGCACGCAGCGTGGCCTCGCGCATGCCGACAGCGCCAGCCTCATAGCCGATGTGCGCAAACCGCTCTCGATGGTGTTCCAGCAGTTCAATCTCTGGCCGCACATGACGGTGCAGGAAAATGTCGCCGCGCCGCTGGTACTGGGGAAAAAAATGTCCCGCCAGGCGGCAAAAACGGCCGCGATGGCTGCCCTCAGCCGTGTCGGGATGGCGCAAAAAGCGAATGACTGGCCGGTGCGACTCTCCGGCGGCCAGCAACAACGAGTGGGTATTGCCCGCGCACTGGCGCTGAATCCGGAGTTATTGCTGCTCGACGAACCCACCTCGGCGCTCGATCCCGAACGTGTTGAAGAGGTGCTGGACGTTATCCGGGATCTGGCCGGGCAGGGGATGACCATGGTGATGGTCACCCATGAGATGGCGTTTGCGGCCCATATCTCGTCACGGCTGGTGTTTATGGCCGACGGCAACATTATTGAAAGCGGCACGCCGCGACAGATTTTTACACAGCCGAAAAGCGAGCGCCTGCGGAGCTTTCTCGCGCCGCTGTTTCGTCGGCCTCTGCAACCCGAAGAACTGGAGAAACTACCATGA
- a CDS encoding amino acid ABC transporter permease: protein MTELAQYLPAYIQALGVTLWISLCAACGGMLLGFALNGLCGRHGLAFRLWRAYVWVIRGTPFLAQLAVIYFGLPSIGIMLSAVDATLLSLTLYSAAYFGEIFRAAWNTIPPGQREAALANNISTVHCFWHIQTPQAVRFALPLLGNQFILTIKESAVASIITVPELTMTTSQIVANTYSYILPYTLLIVSYWLLAQGVSMSIKTLSHLLRTGE, encoded by the coding sequence ATGACGGAACTCGCGCAATACCTGCCAGCCTACATTCAGGCCCTGGGCGTGACCCTGTGGATAAGCCTCTGCGCCGCATGCGGCGGCATGCTGTTGGGGTTTGCCTTAAACGGACTCTGCGGCAGACATGGTCTGGCGTTTCGTCTGTGGCGCGCCTACGTGTGGGTGATCCGCGGCACGCCATTTCTGGCGCAGCTGGCCGTTATCTACTTTGGCCTGCCGTCCATCGGCATCATGCTGAGCGCCGTTGACGCCACGCTGCTGTCGTTGACGCTGTATAGCGCGGCTTATTTCGGCGAAATTTTTCGCGCCGCGTGGAACACCATTCCGCCGGGACAGCGAGAGGCGGCGCTGGCAAACAACATCTCTACGGTCCACTGTTTCTGGCATATCCAGACGCCGCAGGCCGTTCGTTTTGCGCTACCGCTGTTGGGCAATCAGTTCATTCTGACGATTAAAGAGAGCGCTGTCGCATCGATCATTACCGTACCGGAACTGACCATGACGACGAGTCAGATCGTTGCTAACACCTACAGCTATATCTTGCCTTATACCTTGCTGATCGTCAGCTACTGGCTGCTGGCGCAGGGGGTGAGTATGAGCATAAAAACATTGAGCCACCTACTACGGACCGGAGAATAA
- a CDS encoding transporter substrate-binding domain-containing protein, whose amino-acid sequence MKLNRFSLPVLISTCLFCSTAFSADLLERIKEAKEITVATEARYAPFEYVDNGKIVGYDVDLMNHIFAKSLPGVKVKQLDLPFQGILPGLDAKKFDFVVTAVTVNKQRIERFSFTAPVAESTVALLKRAEDSAIKTPDDLSGKVVGSQAGSGQLQVLQSFDQALRASGKPGIKEIKQYVAFDEAYADLASRRLDGVAQSLSNLGPLIKTRPGVFATLPEMIGPQTFFGWVGRKDADSAALVKLIADGIIEANRDGTMKALQQKWFGFTMSVPATEMPAPAL is encoded by the coding sequence ATGAAGCTAAATCGTTTTTCTTTACCCGTGCTTATTTCCACCTGCCTTTTTTGCTCTACGGCTTTCAGCGCCGATCTGCTTGAACGAATTAAAGAAGCAAAAGAGATCACCGTTGCCACTGAAGCGCGATACGCTCCCTTTGAGTACGTTGATAACGGCAAAATTGTCGGTTACGACGTTGACCTGATGAACCACATCTTTGCCAAATCATTACCAGGCGTGAAAGTGAAACAGCTGGATCTGCCTTTCCAGGGCATCCTGCCAGGGCTTGATGCGAAAAAATTTGACTTCGTGGTGACCGCCGTCACCGTCAATAAACAGCGTATTGAACGCTTCAGTTTTACCGCTCCGGTGGCGGAATCTACCGTCGCACTGCTCAAAAGAGCAGAGGACAGCGCGATTAAAACTCCGGATGACCTGAGCGGCAAAGTGGTGGGCTCGCAGGCCGGTTCCGGTCAGTTGCAGGTACTGCAATCCTTCGATCAGGCGCTACGCGCCAGCGGCAAACCGGGCATCAAAGAGATCAAACAGTATGTCGCGTTTGATGAAGCCTATGCCGATCTGGCATCCCGCCGTCTTGATGGCGTCGCCCAGTCGCTCTCTAACCTGGGTCCGCTGATTAAAACCCGCCCGGGCGTTTTTGCCACACTGCCGGAAATGATAGGGCCACAGACCTTCTTTGGCTGGGTCGGGCGTAAAGATGCCGACAGCGCCGCTCTGGTAAAACTGATCGCTGACGGGATCATTGAAGCCAATCGCGACGGCACCATGAAGGCACTGCAGCAGAAATGGTTCGGCTTCACGATGAGCGTTCCGGCAACAGAAATGCCCGCACCGGCGCTGTGA